One Desulfobacterales bacterium genomic window carries:
- a CDS encoding DUF3343 domain-containing protein yields the protein MFSSVNHTLMAEKLLKKEQMPYKVIPVPRHISSDCGVCIRFLKTDKPHIERLLSDRVAIDAICPL from the coding sequence CTGTTCAGTTCGGTCAATCATACCCTGATGGCGGAAAAACTGCTGAAAAAGGAGCAAATGCCCTATAAAGTCATTCCTGTCCCCAGACACATCAGTTCAGACTGCGGGGTGTGTATCCGTTTTCTAAAAACGGACAAACCACACATCGAGCGGCTTCTCAGCGATCGGGTGGCGATCGATGCCATCTGCCCGTTATAG
- the yedF gene encoding sulfurtransferase-like selenium metabolism protein YedF, translating to MPIIVDARGLGCPQPVINTKKALETADAITVIVDNPTARENVSRMANSLGCTVSAEEKTDGIYLSIHRQLSEPGQLSTASISGRKTEPDIACTSGPLVTVISADQMGRGSEELGSVLIRSFMHTLGEISPIPDVIIFLNTGVNLTIKSSEVLEDLKELQAKGVRILVCGTCLNYFGLTDQLDVGMVSNMYDIAEAMFSAGKLVTL from the coding sequence ATGCCAATCATCGTAGACGCCCGGGGCTTAGGATGCCCTCAGCCGGTAATCAACACGAAAAAGGCGCTTGAAACTGCTGACGCCATAACCGTAATTGTGGACAACCCCACCGCCCGGGAAAATGTCAGCCGTATGGCGAATTCACTTGGATGCACTGTATCTGCGGAAGAAAAAACAGACGGGATATATCTCAGCATCCACAGACAGTTGTCAGAACCCGGACAACTCTCAACCGCTTCAATTTCCGGCCGGAAAACTGAGCCGGACATCGCCTGTACTTCCGGACCTCTGGTGACGGTCATCTCAGCTGACCAGATGGGCAGGGGTAGCGAAGAACTGGGTTCTGTGCTGATCAGAAGTTTTATGCACACTCTGGGAGAAATATCCCCGATTCCCGATGTCATAATTTTTTTAAACACGGGGGTCAATCTGACCATAAAATCCTCCGAGGTTCTTGAGGATTTAAAAGAACTTCAGGCAAAAGGCGTACGTATCCTGGTGTGCGGAACCTGCCTGAATTATTTCGGACTTACCGATCAGCTCGATGTCGGAATGGTTTCCAATATGTATGATATCGCCGAGGCAATGTTCTCTGCCGGAAAGCTGGTGACCCTCTGA